The Coccidioides posadasii str. Silveira chromosome 5, complete sequence genome has a segment encoding these proteins:
- a CDS encoding uncharacterized protein (EggNog:ENOG410PJQA): MAQKMALGPARSFGEAIAVQPLSSHTYAANLRKEWCIGTVPNGGYVASAFFNVARTHMRQTHPTMHNGRADPITMHLTFLRRTETGPATFSVTDTKLGARTSTLHITLSQNDRNGGVREEVAGYITVSNFDTEDGPSMVTGFNLTPAPAPGGDGSTPVDLARLVRDGKDGTWSRFEVPFTSLRTASRQIEIYTPREMEKVRRGFVEQWVRFKPYGQVSRWTDETLGFLVDMFPMMLETFDTKPWKGAGQREEKDELRKYWYPTVLLNVEFKKRLPKEGVEWLYSRVHTKMLENGRMDLDIVVLDQAGDIVALSNHVALVVGAERNTSERGSNGNGNAKPNKL; encoded by the exons ATGGCACAGAAGATGGCCCTTGGGCCGGCGCGCAGCTTTGGCGAGGCGATTGCCGTCCAGCCGCTCTCGTCGCACACCTACGCCGCCAATCTTCGGAAGGAGTGGTGCATTGGAACCG TTCCCAATGGAGGTTACGTAGcatctgctttcttcaacGTCGCCCGCACACACATGCGCCAGACCCATCCGACCATGCACAACGGCCGCGCCGACCCGATCACCATGCACCTCACCTTCCTCCGACGCACGGAAACCGGACCCGCAACATTCAGCGTCACAGACACAAAACTAGGCGCGCGCACGTCGACTCTACACATCACCCTCTCGCAGAACGACCGCAACGGCGGCGTCCGCGAGGAGGTAGCGGGCTACATCACGGTGTCCAACTTCGACACCGAGGACGGACCCAGCATGGTCACCGGATTCAACCTGACCCCCGCGCCTGCGCCCGGAGGTGATGGTTCCACGCCGGTGGATCTGGCTCGATTGGTCAGGGACGGGAAAGATGGGACCTGGTCGCGCTTCGAAGTGCCGTTTACGTCGCTGAGAACGGCATCGAGACAGATCGAGATATACACGCCTAGGGAGATGGAGAAGGTGCGGCGTGGGTTTGTCGAGCAGTGGGTGCGGTTTAAGCCGTATGGTCAGGTGTCGAGGTGGACGGATGAGACGCTGGGGTTCCTGGTGGATATGTTTCCGATGATGTTGGAGACGTTTGATACGAAGCCGTGGAAGGGGGCGGGACAGCGCGAGGAGAAGGATGAGCTGCGGAAGTACTGGTATCCGACTGTGTTGTTGAATGTGGAGTTCAAGAAGAGATTGCCAAAAGAAGGGGTGGAGTGGTTGTACTCCAGAGTGCACACAAAGATGTTGGAGAATGGGAGGATGGATTTGGATATTGTGGTTCTGGACCAGGCGGGTGATATTGTTGCGCTGAGCAATCACGTTGCGTTGGTTGTTGGTGCGGAGAGAAATACCAGCGAAAGAGGAAGTAATGGGAATGGAAACGCGAAGCCGAATAAGCTATAA
- a CDS encoding uncharacterized protein (EggNog:ENOG410PX6T~COG:S~BUSCO:13932at33183) yields MAQDTNSSTDKEITFTIPPATLAVFQSNPWTASLISKSDYRPIETSARVKKPLGEDAFFAETIATPTTIPHCLSLQRRNPSPPPSEAPFLPPPPAKWPKITTPPDLITLWDFGNPGISGHPNTAHGGVLSTLIDEMMSVVIAMHIPGYTFNEATERGRIYTLQLDVRFRNPVYVPGLAVLKVWCIAKVGRKFWLRAQVLQEEGLGEQNGGAQPLEWAKKKVVCVESMGFFVQTTNEKL; encoded by the coding sequence ATGGCGCAAGACACCAATTCCTCCACAGACAAAGAAATAACATTCACAATCCCTCCCGCCACCTTAGCTGTCTTTCAATCGAACCCATGGACGGCCTCCCTGATCTCCAAATCCGACTACAGACCCATCGAGACCTCTGCGCGGGTTAAGAAGCCTCTCGGTGAAGATGCCTTCTTCGCAGAAACAATAGCCACGCCGACTACGATTCCACATTGTCTCAGTCTCCAGCGACGTAACCCCTCTCCACCACCGTCAGAGGCCCCTTTCCTGCCTCCTCCGCCAGCGAAATGGCCCAAGATAACCACTCCGCCCGATTTGATCACCCTCTGGGATTTCGGCAATCCAGGGATCAGTGGACACCCTAATACGGCGCACGGGGGTGTCCTTTCGACATTAATTGATGAAATGATGTCCGTCGTTATTGCAATGCACATTCCGGGGTATACCTTCAATGAAGCTACTGAACGCGGAAGGATATACACACTACAATTGGACGTGCGATTCAGAAATCCCGTTTACGTCCCTGGACTGGCGGTTCTGAAGGTGTGGTGTATTGCAAAGGTTGGAAGGAAATTCTGGTTGAGGGCGCAGGTCCTTCAGGAGGAGGGACTAGGCGAACAGAACGGTGGTGCCCAACCGCTGGAGTGGGCTAAAAAGAAAGTGGTTTGCGTAGAATCGATGGGATTCTTCGTGCAGACGACGAACGAGAAGTTATAG
- a CDS encoding uncharacterized protein (EggNog:ENOG410Q5HZ), whose amino-acid sequence MAPRLADKMTGQEFADKSTQTEPSPQSKDTAAFDKSTQTPCKIRNHERSHAWHDHRMVSVSADYALKFSPFSKTPLIGVDHLDKSTVILVLAENAVILANIPENPHARRLHDVIDEIRYLYDRHMSYFNSPKTTAWLIGPAYEGRPDWHRDLKMAVLRREMRLCPKRKFYEFVEFHDWIRTREPVLLVDAMTEETVVVKINGVDVTQEWKHEWSEKKESMKEEPERRSSGYVTEEE is encoded by the coding sequence ATGGCCCCGCGCCTTGCAGATAAAATGACTGGACAAGAGTTCGCAGACAAATCTACCCAAACTGAGCCATCCCCTCAAAGCAAAGATACCGCCGCTTTTGACAAATCAACCCAGACTCCCTGTAAAATTAGAAACCATGAACGGTCCCATGCCTGGCATGACCACCGGATGGTTTCGGTGTCGGCCGACTATGCACTCAAGTTCTCGCCCTTTTCAAAGACACCTTTAATCGGCGTGGACCATCTCGACAAAAGCACGGTCATATTGGTCCTTGCGGAAAACGCTGTGATTCTCGCAAATATCCCAGAGAACCCACACGCCCGTCGTCTACACGACGTGATAGACGAGATTCGATACCTGTACGACAGGCATATGTCATACTTTAATTCACCAAAGACCACGGCGTGGCTCATCGGCCCCGCGTATGAAGGTCGCCCCGACTGGCACCGAGACCTCAAAATGGCGGTTTTGCGAAGGGAGATGCGCCTCTGCCCGAAGAGGAAATTTTACGAATTTGTGGAGTTCCATGATTGGATCCGGACGAGGGAACCTGTCCTCTTAGTTGATGCGATGACGGAGGAGACAGTTGTGGTGAAGATTAATGGAGTCGACGTCACTCAGGAATGGAAGCATGAATGGTCTGAGAAGAAAGAATCGATGAAGGAAGAGCCGGAGCGGCGCTCGAGCGGGTACGTGACTGAGGAGGAATAG
- a CDS encoding uncharacterized protein (SECRETED:SignalP(1-19)~EggNog:ENOG410PS2K), giving the protein MLPSTLWVAVSFLAAAVSAQSSYTPPAGFDPSAVEASVKASWCDAQSSTCPKLCDGFAKVNRCDASKLTFECVCGDGTVPKVEDYKNTLPYFVCLANFGQCIDNHPNDLEGQRECQRQRKLCGSLEASGSGSTSTTLSSATATATQSDAEAATSAGGPAATSNAAPALHVAQDYSLGMLTCLFAGAFGFLV; this is encoded by the exons ATGCTGCCCTCTACTCTCTGGGTTGCTGTCTCTTTCCTCGCTGCTGCGGTTTCCGCTCAGTCGTCCTATACACCCCCTGCCGGCTTCGATCCTTCAGCTGTTGAAGCCAGCGTGAAAG CTAGTTGGTGCGATGCCCAATCGAGCACCTGCCCAAAGCTTTGCGATGGTTTTGCCAAAGTCAACAGATGCGACGCG AGTAAATTGACCTTTGAATGTGTTTGCGGCGACGGAACGGTTCCCAAGGTCGAGGACTATAAAAACACTCTTCCGTACTTTGTTTGCCTAGCAAACTTTGGTCAATGCATCGACAACCATCCAAATGACCTCGAAGGCCAAAGGGAGTGCCAGCGGCAGCGGAAATTGTGCGGCTCGCTCGAAGCTAGTGGTTCGGGTTCCACATCGACCACTCTCTCCAGCGCAACCGCAACCGCAACTCAGTCTGACGCTGAGGCTGCTACTTCAGCCGGTGGCCCCGCAGCGACCTCCAATGCTGCTCCTGCTCTTCACGTGGCTCAGGATTATTCACTCGGAATGTTGACCTGCCTTTTCGCTGGAGCTTTCGGCTTCCTTGTTTAA
- a CDS encoding uncharacterized protein (EggNog:ENOG410PFV2~COG:J~BUSCO:8817at33183), with translation MAAPTNTLLIEGTFSELAEELAHYVDTIRKTQTEGSIHAEIAPALDKLREQEQSEEEPKPAQQQQILKERDEVLKKLVVASAALNAAPEKEITAAYNLVIHLVRQSSNPGMFLPRICAFLAKPFPSSPQHGPSIALSILSTIFNTLAPSDNSRYHVFLAILAVIRTTSSVMAFEALKTQLRNQLSSWIATWNLDEEDVEKLHLAVADAAKKAGDEEMSYNHVILALQAIPPSEASSNEARELAVRALISALTYPFVFDFTPLTSSDAIQNLRSAEPSLFELLEIFASDTLDAYEEFIKSTPLSSMHNLAESAEILQNKMRVLTLASLAASTPSRSLPYDSISNALRIPREDVEKWVIDTIRAGLVEGKLSQLKGEFLVHRATYRVFGERQWAEVQGRLMVWRRSLENVLGVIHSEKEKFVREGIAAANAAAESGREGGARGGAGERRRGGGGHQGPREVDLVGGD, from the exons ATGGCGGCCCCCACAAATACCCTCCTCATTGAGGGTACCTTCTCTGAGCTTGCGGAGGAGTTGGCTCACTATGTCGACACCATCCGCAAAACTCAAACCGAGGGCTCTATCCACGCGGAAATCGCCCCCGCACTCGACAAGTTACGCGAACAGGAGCAGTCGGAGGAGGAGCCCAAGCCAGCCCAGCAACAGCAGATCTTAAAGGAAAGAGATGAGGTGTTGAAGAAGTTGGTTGTCGCATCTGCAGCGCTGAATGCGGCGCCTGAGAAAG AAATCACCGCCGCATATAACCTCGTCATTCACCTTGTCCGCCAGTCCTCCAACCCGGGCATGTTCTTGCCTCGAATTTGCGCTTTTCTCGCCAAACCATTCCCCTCGTCCCCTCAGCATGGACCGTCTATTGCCCTCTCCATCCTCAGCACCATCTTTAATACCCTTGCACCCTCCGATAACAGCAGATATCATGTCTTCCTTGCCATTTTGGCCGTTATCCGCACCACCTCCTCTGTCATGGCGTTCGAGGCTCTTAAGACTCAACTTAGGAACCAGCTCTCCAGTTGGATTGCGACGTGGAAtcttgatgaagaagatgtggAAAAGTTGCATTTGGCTGTTGCAGATGCGGCAAAGAAGGCCGGTGATGAGGAGATGTCGTACAACCATGTTATCCTAGCATTACAGGCCATCCCACCTTCGGAGGCGTCGTCGAACGAAGCCCGTGAGTTGGCTGTGCGGGCCTTGATCTCGGCTCTCACTTATCCGTTTGTGTTCGACTTTACTCCTTTGACTTCAAGCGATGCTATTCAGAACCTACGATCGGCGGAGCCTTCTTTGTTCGAACTCCTCGAGATATTCGCTTCTGATACGCTCGACGCTTACGAAGAGTTTATCAAATCTACACCTCTCTCGTCCATGCACAACCTTGCAGAGTCTGCTGAGATTTTGCAGAACAAGATGCGAGTTCTTACGCTTGCTAGTCTGGCTGCATCGACTCCTTCTCGCTCATTACCGTATGACTCGATTTCTAACGCTCTCCGAATTCCACGTGAGGACGTTGAGAAATGGGTCATTGACACGATCCGTGCCGGCCTTGTGGAGGGCAAGTTGAGTCAGCTGAAAGGCGAATTCCTCGTTCACAGAGCGACATACCGTGTCTTCGGTGAAAGGCAGTGGGCTGAGGTTCAGGGACGATTGATGGTCTGGCGAAGAAGTTTGGAGAATGTGCTTGGTGTCATTCATTCAGAAAAGGAGAAGTTTGTTCGGGAGGGTATTGCGGCAGCCAACGCCGCCGCCGAGTCTGGCCGGGAAGGCGGTGCTCGGGGAGGTGCAGGGGAAAGAAGACGGGGAGGTGGTGGTCACCAGGGACCTCGGGAGGTTGATTTAGTTGGCGGCGACTAA
- a CDS encoding uncharacterized protein (EggNog:ENOG410PG3G~COG:F~BUSCO:13369at33183) has protein sequence MSSQTENSTASEPVVTLAPAPAPLTVAPELTPPLTSNNTTPRFSEKDVSVIFVLGGPGSGKGTQSANLVREYGFSHLSAGDLLRAEQNREESQYGELIRNYIREGLIVPMEITVALLSNAMADILAEKKAQNQLIPGIPSRFLIDGFPRKMDQAIFFEETVVPSMATLFLSCPEEIMLNRLLKRGETSGRSDDNIDSIRKRFRVFVDQSMPVVDHYTKEGKVMSVSSVGSVDEVYSGIKREIEARGIRPVQEN, from the coding sequence TGTCGAGCCAAACTGAAAACTCTACGGCCTCCGAGCCCGTAGTCACTCTTGCTCCCGCTCCCGCTCCGTTGACCGTCGCGCCCGAACTAACCCCTCCATTAACTTCGAACAACACCACTCCTAGATTCTCAGAAAAAGACGTGTCGGTGATATTCGTCCTCGGCGGTCCGGGCAGTGGAAAAGGAACCCAGTCCGCCAACCTCGTCCGGGAATATGGGTTCTCCCACCTGTCGGCGGGCGATCTCCTGCGCGCAGAGCAAAACCGTGAAGAGAGCCAATACGGCGAACTGATCCGGAACTATATTCGTGAGGGTCTCATCGTGCCCATGGAAATCACCGTCGCTCTACTTTCCAACGCAATGGCCGACATTCTCGCGGAGAAAAAGGCGCAGAACCAGCTTATCCCCGGCATACCATCACGGTTCCTGATCGATGGCTTCCCGCGCAAAATGGACCAGGCGATCTTTTTCGAAGAGACTGTAGTCCCATCAATGGCTACTTTGTTTCTCTCGTGCCCGGAAGAAATCATGCTCAACCGCCTGCTGAAGCGCGGGGAGACAAGTGGTCGTTCAGACGATAACATCGACTCGATCCGTAAGCGCTTCCGGGTCTTTGTGGACCAGAGCATGCCTGTGGTCGATCATTATACGAAAGAGGGCAAGGTCATGAGTGTTTCCTCTGTTGGATCTGTAGATGAGGTGTACAGCGGGATCAAGAGGGAGATTGAGGCGCGGGGGATCCGGCCTGTGCAAGAGAATTAG